In Bubalus bubalis isolate 160015118507 breed Murrah chromosome 3, NDDB_SH_1, whole genome shotgun sequence, a genomic segment contains:
- the HROB gene encoding homologous recombination OB-fold protein: MACSLQKLFAVEEEFEDEDFLSAVEDAENQFAGSQPVNAGCLRPVSSRPQEAQRLPRVTAPAEAAGLPALGRRLPTCSGPRATGVALPTGTAPLRPVSTSSSWPGNQGRVTLTEVLEEPGRPQSSASHPQLTFRSKEQVIGGFEGPEQDEFDKVLASMELEGPSLELQLGVHSEATGILPSWQQEDSTLAKKARVADLSRPCQRGPVPSPHVTDIPSAPDPAVLCRTPQPHLRPGTTGNFPVPATSVVRAQPPHWEVSPVGPPPRTPQPLQAAGRPIQSNPQNRFPAQPFQSPNTCSSGKLRFLRPRTPNSSCAAPSKTSCGLFAQGPPQPRTPASSVLSPVCIPKGPSPSPLPQAALQTPIVTNHLVRLVTAASRTPQQPTCTSTRAKMRRFPGPAGLLPHQHSGKNLDDIMVSTPQTPTHGALAKFRTEVVTSSQASVEEDFGRGPWLTMKSTLGLDERDPTCFLCTYSIIMVLRKAALKQLPGNKVPNMAVMIKSLTRSTMDASVIFKDPTGEMQGTVHRLLLETRQNELKPGSVLLLKQIGVFSPSLRNHYLNVTPNNLVHVYSPDAGEGDILKGSQSFPKDLGSFHESLQQESEKPGKGLQTAQNPEAGASLEKEFPEADDLDGLLSELPEDFFCGTSNWDCPKAGHPP; encoded by the exons ATG gcATGCAGTCTGCAGAAGCTGTTTGCTGTGGAAGAGGAGTTTGAAGATGAG GATTTCTTGTCGGCTGTGGAGGATGCAGAAAACCAGTTTGCAGGCTCACAGCCTGTAAATGCCGGGTGCCTGAGACCTGTCTCCTCCCGGCCACAGGAGGCCCAGCGGCTGCCTCGAGTCACTGCCCCAGCAGAGGCTGCGGGCCTGCCAGCCCTGGGACGCCGCCTTCCTACCTGCAGTGGGCCTAGGGCCACTGGGGTTGCACTTCCCACAGGAACAGCTCCCCTAAGGCCTGTCTCGACATCCAGCAGCTGGCCTGGCAATCAGGGAAGAGTGACACTGACAGAAGTGCTCGAAGAGCCAGGAAGACCCCAGTCCTcagcctcccacccccagctcacCTTCAGGAGCAAAGAGCAGGTGATTGGTGGCTTCGAGGGGCCTGAACAAGATGAATTTGATAAGGTCCTGGCAAGCATGGAGCTGGAGGGGCCCAGCTTGGAGTTGCAACTTGGAGTTCACAGTGAGGCCACAGGAATCCTGCCCAGCTGGCAGCAGGAGGACTCCACACTGGCTAAAAAGGCTCGGGTGGCTGATCTGAGCAGACCTTGTCAAAGGGGACCTGTGCCTTCTCCCCACGTAACTGATATCCCATCAGCCCCAGATCCCGCAGTCCTCTGCAGGACTCCACAGCCTCACTTGAGACCTGGAACCACGGGTAACTTTCCTGTCCCAGCTACCTCAGTGGTTCGTGCTCAGCCACCCCACTGGGAAGTCTCTCCTGTGGGTCCCCCTCCTCGAACACCCCAGCCTCTCCAAGCTGCTGGCAGGCCCATTCAGAGCAACCCTCAAAATCGTTTCCCTGCTCAGCCATTCCAGTCTCCAAACACCTGTTCAAGTGGCAAACTCCGTTTTCTTAGACCCCGAACTCCCAACTCAAGCTGTGCTGCTCCCTCAAAGACCAGCTGTGGACTGTTTGCTCAGGGTCCACCCCAACCCCGAACTCCAGCGTCTTCTGTCCTGTCTCCTGTCTGCATCCCGAAGGGTCCCAGTCCCTCTCCACTCCCTCAAGCCGCTCTGCAGACGCCCATCGTCACCAACCACCTGGTGCGGCTGGTCACCGCCGCCAGCCGGACACCGCAGCAACCCACCTGCACCTCCACCCGGGCCAAGATGCGCCGTTTCCCCGGCCCAGCAGGGCTCCTGCCTCACCAG CACAGTGGGAAAAATCTGGACGACATCATGGTTTCCACACCCCAGACTCCGACTCACGGTGCTCTGGCTAAATTCCGGACAGAG GTTGTTACTAGTTCCCAGGCATCAGTGGAGGAAGACTTTGGACGAGGGCCCTGGCTGACCATGAAATCTACTCTGGGTCTGGATGAGAGAGACCCTACTTGCTTCCTCTGTACCTACAGCATCATCATGGTGCTGCGAAAG GCAGCCCTGAAGCAGCTTCCTGGGAACAAAGTCCCCAACATGGCGGTGATGATCAAGTCCCTGACTCGGAGCACAATGGATGCCAGCGTGATTTTCAAGGACCCCACGG GAGAGATGCAGGGCACGGTGCACAGGTTGCTGCTGGAGACGCGCCAGAAtgagctgaagcctggctcggtgCTGCTGCTCAAGCAG atCGGAGTGTTTTCTCCTTCACTCCGAAACCACTACCTCAATGTGACTCCCAACAACCTGGTCCATGTTTATAGTCCAGATGCTGGAGAGGGGGACATCCTCAAGGGATCTCAGTCCTTCCCCAAG GATCTTGGAAGTTTCCATGAAAGCCTCCAGCAAGAGAGCGAGAAGCCTGGGAAAGGCCTCCAAACAGCACAGAACCCAGAGGCAGGGGCGTCTCTTGAGAAAGAATTCCCAGAAGCAG ATGACCTGGATGGACTCCTGAGCGAGCTCCCTGAAGACTTCTTCTGTGGGACCAGCAATTGGGACTGCCCCAAGGCAGGGCACCCGCCGTGA